A segment of the Echinicola strongylocentroti genome:
AATATTACGGCTGTTCGTCGTCCATGATGCCTTGTACTTCAGTTTGGGACAGTGCCTTATTGAAGATGCGAAGCTCATCGATAAAGCTGTTGTCAGACAGGTGTCCCCATCCTGAAAACCGCGGTGCTCCAGAGCCGATGGACATGATGTCACATCCTTCCCAAGAAATGCCAGGGAAAGTGCCTTGGCTCACTGGTTCACCATTGATATAAACGGCACATTCAGTCCCCGAAATGGAGATAGCGATATGAACCCATTCTCCACTGCCAGGATTAATGTCGGCCGTAGCGCCACCATCAAACCAGTTCTCACCGCTACCATTTCCTACATTTAGTTTGATACGTTGGTTGCTTCCTGCTGCTTCCCTAAAAAGCCTAAACCCGGCTGTACGATTGTTTTGGGCATCAGGGTTGTCAGGGTCTGGTGGGCCGATGACCAAGATACCTGCACGGTCTGGGTTGGCATTTACCTTGTACCAAAGTGACGCACTGAATTCACCCTCTGCTAGGTCAGCAGCAGGGAAAGTAAGGTAAGAGTCAGTAGCACCGGCATAGGCATTGGCGCCCGAAGCACTCTCACCTGCAAAGCCGGGTTCTCCCACTGCGGTGGCTTCGCTTACACTGACCAATTCCAAATATTGACCATCAAAAGGCATATAGAAAACCTCTCCGTCATATTGCGGAATATAATCTTCCGGTTTTTCAAATTCCACTGTATTGGTGGTGGTTTTTCCTGATAAGTCATTGGCAGTGACCGTAAGGGTATGGTCGCCGTTGGTGAGGTTTTCATAAGGCAGCTTGATGGCGGCCTTACGGTAATCCCTGAAATCTGTATAATTGCCAATTTCCTGCCCGTCCATGGTGACGATGATGTCCTGGATCTCGATATCGTCCATTACTTCAAAATCGATGTCGATCGCCATGACATCCTCCGGAACCCACGTCAATGGGCCGGGGTCTGGAAAGTTGATCGCTACTTCAGGAGCAGTCTCATCATCACCTTGTGGTACGGGGGTGATATCATCTATATAGCCGTCATTACAGGAGAGGCTGGCTGCCACTAAGCCTGCAATAAGTATTTTAGAAGTTATTTTCATGTCTTTTGGGTTTGAATATTACCAATGAGAATTACTGATTGCTTGCTTCTTGAAGTTGTGGTAGAATGTCCACCTGATCAAGTGGGTAGGGGAGGAAACGGTCGCCCTCTTGATAGGATCTCCCTTCATAGCTCAGGTCGTCAGTTTGGCCATGCCTTACCAAGTCAAAGAAACGCACGCCCCATTCCATGCCAAATTCAGCGAATTTTTCATCCAGGACATCGTCTAAGGTGACCCCGCTCAAGGTGCCGAGGTTTGCCCTTGACCTCACTGCGTTCACAGCTTCGTCTGCTGACATGACACTGCTTGATGCTCCACTTACGAGTGCTTCGGCATGTACCAAGAGAATTTCAGCGTATCGGATGGCAATCATATTTTTGTTTTCACCATAATTAAATCTCCCTGGTGTCAGTTGGGTAGTGGGCAGATAGTGCTTGCCGCTAAGGAACTTGTACCGAGGGGCGTTGCCAAAGGTGTCGCCATCAGGGGTGACATTAGTGACCCAGTTGGGTAGATCCGCATAATCGGGATCAGCCTCAATGTCACTGATGCCGTCTGGGGTGAAAAGGACAGTAGTCGCTAAACGCTTACGGTCATTTCGATCAAGCATGAATTTAATGTACTTCTCCGTTGGCTCCCAGAAGCCCCATCCACCAGCGGATTCAGGTACAGCAGGTTGCCAACCAACCGCCTGTGGTCCGTAAACTTGCCAAGGGAATTTTTCAGAGGTACCGCTTTCTGCACCGTAATCAGAGTACTGAAATTCCAGGAGATTTTCACTGTTTAGTTTTCCAGGGATTTTGAATAATTGGTAGTAATCCTGTTCGAGCATAAATTCTCCGCTACCGATAATCGTCCCTGTGGCCTCAGCAGTGGCTTGATAATTCCCCATTTCCAAATTGGCCAATGCCTTAACGGCCAATGCGGTGTATCGAGTGACGCCTCCCGTGATATCGGTTCGTTGATTTGGTCGTATATTGGGAAGATTGGGTATGGCCTCGTCCATTTGATCAGAAATGTACTGCATGACATCATTGAAGGGTGTCAGTTCGACTTCATAGAGATCATTGGGGTCAGATGATAGGGGGATGAGGATGTCGTTCCATAATCTGGCCAGTTGCAGCATATTATACCCTTTCATTACTTTGATTTCGGCGATGTACTGTTCTGCGTTGGAGGCACTGGCACCAGCTTCCTGGTATTTCCTGATTTCTTCTATGGCCCCATTCCAGTACATGATGTCAGAGTAAAAATTGAGCCAAGTGGAATTGTATATCCAGAAACTGCGGCCGTAATTGTATTCGTCTGTGTCGAACAGTACCTGTTGGTCACCGGCAGGGTTGACATCATCTCCTCTTACAGATATGAGCGGATAGGTTTCCCATTCAAAGTCATAAAACTTCGCATAGGATCCATTGAGTAGGAGAACCATGTTCTGGGATTGGCTATAGTCGGTATCATCTGCCAATATTTGGTTTTCCAATGG
Coding sequences within it:
- a CDS encoding LamG domain-containing protein — protein: MKITSKILIAGLVAASLSCNDGYIDDITPVPQGDDETAPEVAINFPDPGPLTWVPEDVMAIDIDFEVMDDIEIQDIIVTMDGQEIGNYTDFRDYRKAAIKLPYENLTNGDHTLTVTANDLSGKTTTNTVEFEKPEDYIPQYDGEVFYMPFDGQYLELVSVSEATAVGEPGFAGESASGANAYAGATDSYLTFPAADLAEGEFSASLWYKVNANPDRAGILVIGPPDPDNPDAQNNRTAGFRLFREAAGSNQRIKLNVGNGSGENWFDGGATADINPGSGEWVHIAISISGTECAVYINGEPVSQGTFPGISWEGCDIMSIGSGAPRFSGWGHLSDNSFIDELRIFNKALSQTEVQGIMDDEQP
- a CDS encoding RagB/SusD family nutrient uptake outer membrane protein, with the translated sequence MKRFRYKLITLAMVLSLTATFSCSEYLNAPLENQILADDTDYSQSQNMVLLLNGSYAKFYDFEWETYPLISVRGDDVNPAGDQQVLFDTDEYNYGRSFWIYNSTWLNFYSDIMYWNGAIEEIRKYQEAGASASNAEQYIAEIKVMKGYNMLQLARLWNDILIPLSSDPNDLYEVELTPFNDVMQYISDQMDEAIPNLPNIRPNQRTDITGGVTRYTALAVKALANLEMGNYQATAEATGTIIGSGEFMLEQDYYQLFKIPGKLNSENLLEFQYSDYGAESGTSEKFPWQVYGPQAVGWQPAVPESAGGWGFWEPTEKYIKFMLDRNDRKRLATTVLFTPDGISDIEADPDYADLPNWVTNVTPDGDTFGNAPRYKFLSGKHYLPTTQLTPGRFNYGENKNMIAIRYAEILLVHAEALVSGASSSVMSADEAVNAVRSRANLGTLSGVTLDDVLDEKFAEFGMEWGVRFFDLVRHGQTDDLSYEGRSYQEGDRFLPYPLDQVDILPQLQEASNQ